In the genome of Oncorhynchus clarkii lewisi isolate Uvic-CL-2024 chromosome 22, UVic_Ocla_1.0, whole genome shotgun sequence, one region contains:
- the LOC139380183 gene encoding kelch-like protein 6, which produces MSDSLERTTDTPLPGPSEKTPREGSDPGEEGEGGDGSGMRWEDGGLSVELQRGMETLRVSGELTDVTLRVQEQDFPCHRAVLAAASHYYRAMFCSGLRESHEKQVEIKGVDSETMKTLLDYTYTSRATITHTNVQRTLEAASLFQFPRVVEACAGFLADSLQPESCVGVLRLAEAHSLPALRDRVQDYLVSEFSRVVQHEEYLELPAGALQNALKRDDLGVTREESVFEALMRWVRAKEEERCLLLAGLLSYVRLPLLEPAYFLETVEADQLIRRCDEAFTLLQEARTYHLSGNEVVTERTKPRLQHYLSEVFMIIGGCTKEERFVATVTCLDPLRRSRLEVAKLPITEMEEESHNRKWVEFACVTFRNEVFISGGKETQHEAWKYNGALDRWIPIEPLVTGRWRHKMAVHGGKVYALGGFDGTQRLTSVEAYDTFHNRWTPAPPLLLGVSSFAAASFNKWIFAIGGGPNGKLATDRLQCWEPGTESWGLRSPMPIEAKCTNAVTFRERIYVVGGAMHALYCYSPQSDSWSMVTRLGERASCAIAACNNKLFITGGRDDKNQVISTVMCWDPVTTTMTEECVLPLGVSHHGSVTLHKSYTHIHRIAPATVSV; this is translated from the exons ATGAGTGACTCGTTGGAGAGGACCACCGACACCCCTCTGCCTGGGCCCTCAGAGAAAACCCCCAGAGAGGGCTCTGACCCTGGGGAAGAGGGTGAAGGGGGTGATGGAAGTGGGATGCGTTGGGAAGATGGAGGCCTGTCTGTGGAGCTTCAGAGGGGAATGGAGACGCTTCGTGTGAGTGGAGAGCTGACCGACGTGACTCTGCGAGTTCAGGAACAGGACTTCCCCTGCCACAGAGCTGTGCTCGCCGCCGCCAGCCACTACTatag GGCGATGTTCTGCAGTGgtctgagagagagtcatgagaAGCAGGTGGAGATTAAAGGGGTGGACAGTGAGACCATGAAGACTCTACTGGACTACACCTATACCAGCCGAgccaccatcacacacaccaacGTCCAGAGAACACTGGAGGCCGCCAGCCTGTTCCAG TTTCCTCGTGTAGTGGAGGCCTGTGCAGGGTTCCTGGCTGACTCTCTCCAGCCAGAGAGCTGTGTAGGTGTACTGCGTCTGGCTGAGGCCCACTCATTGCCtgcactgagagacagggtcCAGGACTACCTGGTTTCAGAGTTCTCCAGAGTGGTTCAGCATGAGGAGTACCTGGAGCTGCCAGCGGGGGCGTTGCAGAACGCTCTGAAGAGAGATGACCTGGGAGTGACACGGGAGGAGAGTGTGTTTGAG GCTCTGATGCGCTGGGTGCGagcaaaggaggaggagagatgccTCCTACTAGCTGGTCTTCTGTCATACGTGCGTCTGCCACTGCTGGAGCCGGCTTACTTCCTGGAAACGGTGGAGGCCGACCAGCTGATTCGCCGCTGTGACGAGGCCTTCACCCTACTGCAGGAGGCCCGCACCTACCACCTGTCAGGcaacgag gtggtcaCGGAGCGTACCAAGCCTCGTTTACAGCACTACCTATCTGAGGTGTTCATGATCATCGGTGGCTGCACCAAAGAGGAGCGCTTCGTTGCCACTGTGACCTGCCTTGACCCTCTGCGCCGCAGCCGGCTGGAAGTCGCCAAGCTGCCAAtcacagagatggaggaggagtccCACAACCGGAAGTGGGTGGAGTTTGCTTGTGTCACCTTCCGGAATGAGGTGTTCATATCCG GAGGAAAAGAGACACAGCACGAGGCGTGGAAGTACAACGGTGCCCTGGACAGGTGGATCCCCATTGAGCCCCTGGTGACTGGGCGCTGGAGACACAAGATGGCGGTTCACGGGGGGAAGGTGTATGCCCTGGGGGGGTTCGATGGGACTCAGAGACTCACCAGCGTGGAAGCCTACGACACATTTCACAACCGCTGGACAccg GCCCCGCCCCTCCTGTTGGGCGTCAGCTCATTCGCTGCAGCAAGCTTCAATAAGTGGATCTTTGCGATCGGGGGAGGGCCCAACGGGAAGCTGGCCACTGATAGGCTGCAGTGCTGGGAGCCAGGGACTGAGAGCTGGGGCCTGCGGTCACCCATGCCCATCGAGGCTAAATGTACTAATGCTGTCACCTTCAGGGAACGCATCTATGTAGTTG gcGGTGCCATGCATGCTTTGTACTGCTACTCCCCCCAGTCAGACAGCTGGTCTATGGTGACCCGGCTGGGCGAGAGGGCGAGCTGCGCCATCGCAGCCTGTAACAACAAACTATTCATCACTGGTGGCCGTGACGACAAGAACCAGGTCATCTCCACGGTGATGTGCTGGGACCCAGTCACAACCACAATGACAGAGGAATGTGTGTTACCGCTTGGTGTCTCTCACCACGGAAGCGTCACACTCCACAAGTCCTACACGCACATCCACAGGATAGCACCTGCAACCGTGTCGGTGTGA
- the LOC139380628 gene encoding T-cell surface antigen CD2-like → MSVVMLISLILLALGFAGAEECTMYAAVGRNKVIDHGLELLGQSFHLRWSHDDKIVYDTRKNTESKPQNTPNGSLLLTNLQLNNTGPYQVTIYDNAGKLVLEKITHLCVLSPVSKPRLTHTCTDASVSLRCDVGNSVDVNVVWSRNRQTLTGSTDKTLTITKAMLKSVDLYVCTVSNKASEEKSDDVNPECAEDSSSTVLLFGMKLWLMVAILAGGGGLLLILIVITLVCVCQSRRRRASRIKEEEEMRLAPLTQPMRQASLHHHHHPHKSQSRTRPKNRTPSQATQNSRPVPRPRSPQPKPDDAPPIPIPRRTGPWNHRS, encoded by the exons ATGTCAGTGGTGATGCTGATATCTCTCATCCTCCTCGCTCTGGGGTTTGCAG GTGCCGAGGAGTGTACTATGTATGCTGCTGTTGGGAGGAACAAGGTGATTGACCATGGCCTGGAGTTGCTTGGACAGTCATTTCACTTACGGTGGTCCCATGACGATAAGATCGTTTACGACACCAGGAAGAATACTGAGTCAAAACCCCAGAACACCCCGAATGGTTCTCTGTTACTAACTAACCTACAGCTGAATAATACAGGGCCTTACCAGGTCACCATCTACGACAACGCAGGAAAACTCGTGTTAGAAAAAATAACTCACCTGTGTGTGCTCT CGCCTGTGTCTAAGCCACGTCTGACACACACCTGTACGGATGCATCTGTCAGTCTGAGGTGCGATGTGGGGAACTCTGTGGATGTTAACGTGGTGTGGAGCCGTAACAGACAAACACTGACAGGATCCACTGACAAAACTCTGACAATAACCAAGGCAATGCTGAAATCTGTAGACCTCTACGTGTGTACAGTGAGTAACAAAGCCAGTGAAGAGAAGAGTGACGATGTTAACCCTGAATGTGCAG AGGATTCTTCCTCTACAGTGCTCTTGTTTGGGATGAAGCTATGGCTGATGGTGGCGATTCTGGCTGGTGGAGGTGGTCTGCTCCTCATCCTCATCGTTATCACCTTGGTGTGTGTCTGCCAGAGCCGCAGGCGGCGCGCGAGTCGCATAAAAG aagaggaggagatgagactTGCGCCCCTCACCCAGCCCATGCGTCAAgcatccctccaccaccaccatcacccacacaagtcccagagCCGAACCCGGCCGAAAAACAGAACTCCGTCACAGGCCACCCAAAACTCCAGACCAGTGCCTCGACCCAGGTCTCCACAGCCTAAACCAGATGATGCACCGCCCATACCAATTCCCAGGCGGACAGGACCCTGGAACCACAggagttag